The genomic window CGAGACGTGCGTACGACACCGCTCGAAAGCATCTCGAGCTCAACCTCGACGATCCGCGCGCGCTCTACATGGGCGCAATGTCGCTCTCGACGCTTGGCGAATCCGAGAAAGCGCGCGAATGGAATCGACGAGCACTGGCAATGGACCCCGACGATCCGTCCGTGCTCTACAACATTGCGTGTGCATTTGCCCAGGAGGGGCAGGCTGATGAGGCTATCGACGCACTCACCCGTGCGCTCGACAATGGATTCGGCCACTGGAAGTGGATAGAACACGATACCGATTTCGATTCACTTCGCGACCATCCGGCATTCATCGCGCTACTTGAACGCAAGCCAGCCGACGCGAACGCGGAGTAGTCGCGTCGCTACTGCTGAGAGTACACCGTCGTACGGCCCGCACGGTCGAAAGTGAGTACGTCGTAGCGCTCCTTCGTGGGACCCTCCATACCAGGAGATCCCATCGGCATACCCGGTACGGCAAGGCCTGCAATCTGCGGCCTTTCCTTCAGCATTTTCCTGATCACTTCCGCGGGGACGTGACCTTCCACGACGTACCCGTCAACGAGTGCGGTGTGGCAGGACTGCAGCTCATCGGCAACGCCGTGCTTCTGCTTGAGCAGGGAGAGATCCGGCATGTCCATCGTCTCGACCTTGAACCCGTTGCTGGCGAGATGCTCGACCCATTTCTTGCAACACCCGCAGTTGGCGTCCTTGTAAACCTTGATCGCAACCGGCTCCCCGGCAGTCGCGGCAGTTACAGCGACCGTACTCGGCGCCGGCTGGTCGGGGGTCACAACTTCAGCTTGCGACTTTCCGCCGGTGGGCTCGACATCCTTGCTCCGAGATCCTCCGGATGCGTCGGCATCGTCAGCCCGGCATGCGGCGCTCGATGCAATCGCAATGACGACAACCGCCCGACAGACAATACGCTTCAAACTCACGTTTCCATCAATCATCATGATCTGATTCCTCGATTGGTGCGCCCAGCTCGTTCCACGCCCGCCATCCGCCGGCCATGGATCTGACGTTGGTGTAACCCATCTTCTGGATGGCATCCGCCGCCAGGGCCGATCGGTATCCACCGCCGCAGTAAAGGATGAGAGACTCGTCCTTCATGGGCACAAGCTTTTCGATATCGCGCTCGATTATACCCTTGCTCAGGTGATGTGCTCCCTCGGCATGCCCTGCCAGCCATTCGCTGTCTTCGCGCACGTCCAGAAGACGCGCGCTTCCATCTTTGACCGCGGCAACAGCCTCGGCAACAGCGATCTCCCGTACTTTGCTCCGTGCTTCTTCCGCAATCCGCAGAAATCCCGGCGAGTGCTCCATCGCTACCTCCCCAACCCGGCTGCGTCCATCTCCATGATCGTGCGGTTCGAGGGAGCCGTAGTCCGCTGAAGTCCGGAAGCTACCACCTCATTCCTGGCGAGCACCCGGAGAATGTTTTCGCCGGCGAGCTTTTTCATGTCGCCATCCGACCAGCCGCGACGCGCCAGCTCGGCGAAAAGCGCCGGGTAGGTGGAAACATCCTCGAGACCCTGCACGGTGACGGAGATTCCGTCGAAATCACCCCCGATGCCGACGTGATCGGCGCCGGCGACTTTCCGAACATGATCGATATGGTCGGCGATCTGCGAAATGGTCACGACAGGCCGCGGATTGGCCGCGACCCAGGCTTCCATCTCGGCGCGCACTGCGGCGGCGTTGCCCCGGTGTTTGCGCCCGGCTTCCGCTCCCGCTCTGCCTTCCAGTTGCGCGTGCGCGGCTGCCTGAGGCGACGTGAACGCGGTGACGAAAGTGATCATCGCTACACCACCATTAGCCGGCAGCCTCCGCAATATGGAATCGGGAATATTGCGGGGCACATCCGCCAGCGCCCGTGCGTTGGAATGCGAAAAGATTACGGGCGACTGCGTCGCATCGAGTGCATCGCTCATGGTCGCCGGAGATACATGCGAGAGATCGACGAGCATTCCGAGCCGGTTCATCTCGCGCACGACTTCCTTGCCAAACGGAGTCAGCCCTCCGTGCTTCGCCGAGTCTGCCGCAGCATCGGCCCAGTCGAGCGTGACGTTGTGGGTGAGCGTCATGTATCGCGCGCCCAGATCGTAGTACATGCGCAACGCACCGAGCGAATTCTCGATTGCATGGCCACCCTCGAGTCCGAGCAGCGACCCGATTTTTTTCTTTTTGAAAGTGCTCCTGATGTCCTTTGCAGTCAGCGCCCACTGAAACCGATCCGGGTATTTCGCGATGAAACGCCGGGCGATGTCGATCTGCTCCATCTGTACGCGCGCGAACCCCGAATCTCCCACTTCACCGGGGATGTACACCGACCAGAACTGCGCGCCAACCATTCCCTTTTTCAGTCTTTCGAGATCGGTGTGGCCGGTAGTGCGTTTGCGGAGATCGTAAGCGTCGACATTTCGTGGCGCGGTCTCGCTCTCGCGGATCGCCCAGGCAAGATCGTTATGGCCATCGACGAGCGGCGTGGAGGCTAGCACCCGGCGCGCCCGCGCCAGATCACGATCGGTTGGCTGGGCGGACATCTCAGCGCTGAAGATTGTGAGCGCGGCAAGTGCAACGAAACATCTCATGTACTCATACCAGGCAGGAGAAGCAGATCAGAGGCCGAAGTATAACGCGCTGGACTCGCATGCTCCACAAGGATAGAATCCGCGCATGAATCTCGACTCAGACTCGCCGCTCGACTTCGGCGATCAGACGACGCTCGACGAATCGCTTTCGGTAGCCGTGCGCGGTCTCCATGAGTCGGGGATTCTCAGAATCACCAGGCAGGTTCGCGCGATGATCGCGGCTGGGGAAAACGTCGTCAATCTCACCGTCGGCGATTTCGACCCACGGTATTTTCCCATCCCCGTCGAGCTTGCGATGGGCATTCAACAGGCAGTCGCGCGCGGGGAAACCAACTATCCGACGCCCGAAGGAATGCTCCCTCTTCGGCAGGCAATATCGGACTACGTCTTCCGCACGGCGGGCGTGCGATATCCTCTCGATGCGATCGTCGTCTGCAGCGGTGGCAGGCCGGTTCTCTACGGAGTGTACCGCGCGGTGATCAATCCGGGCGACAAGGTTCTCTATTCCGTCCCCTCATGGCAGAATGAGGCCTACGCCTGGCTCACTGGTGGAGAATCGCTCGAAGTGCAGGGAACAGCCGAGACCGGGTTTCAGCCAACTCTCGCGCAGCTTGCCCCGCACATTCCGGAAGCGTCGCTGCTCTGCATCTGCTCGCCGGGAAATCCCACCGGGACGGTGATGGCGGAAGAGCATCTTCGCGAGATTTTGATCGCAGTTGTTGCCGAGAACAAATCGCGGGAGGCCGCGGGGAAACGCCCGCTGTTCGTGCTGCACGATCAGATGTACGGGGCGCTTGTCTCAACGGGGCAGAAGCACGTCTATCCCGCGGCGATCGTACCGGAGTCGGCCCGATACCTCATTTCCGCCGACGGGGTGTCCAAGGCATTTGCCGGCACCGGCCTCCGACTCGGATGGATGCTCGTTCCGCCCGCCCTCGGCGCAAGAATTCGCGACCTGCTGTCGCATGCCGGCGCATGGGCACCGAGAGCCGAGCAAAGCGCCGTCGCGCACTTTCTGAATGATGAGGCGGCGATTGCGCGGTTCCGCGTGGAAATGGACGCAAGTCTTGCCGAGCGGCTGGAAGCGATGTCCGAGGGGTTCGACGCGCTGAAAGCAGCGGGTCACCCCGTTCACTCGATCAATCCCCAGGGCGCTATCTACTTCTCGGCGCAGTTCAAACTGCATGGAAAAAGTGTCGCGGGGCGTGTGGTCGAGACGGATGAAGACATCCGCAATCTGCTCCTCGAGCGGGCCGGCGTTGCCGTGGTCTCGTTCAAGGCGTTTGGTGTGCGCGGGGACACCGGGTGGTTCCGTCTGTCCGCCGGCGCAGTGTCGATGGATGAGATCCGGGAAATGTTTCCCAGAATCAGGGCCATGCTCGATGAGGTGGACTGAAACAATCAGGTCGCGCGCCGCGTCTGGATTTCATGGGATTCGAACCACAATCGCTGTTCATGATGACGATCCTGGTGGCAGTCACCGGGTACGTGACGAAGGGAGTCATCATTGCGTGGCGCCGGCTTGACCGCGACGCGAAACCGCCGGCAGACCGCATGGGGGAAATGGAGGAGCGGCTTCGAAAGATCGAGGTTGCCACCAGCAGCCTTCTGGTAGACATGACGGGAATGCGTGAGAAAGAGCGCTTCATGGCGGGTCTTGGTGAAAGTTCGGCGACCTGCCAAGCGCAGCGATCGCCATCAGCCACTGGTGATTATAAGTTGTCACCTCTGGTCACGCATAACATTCCAATTATTCCGCGCGCTGGCCGAACGCTGAAGTATTAGCAACTGTCACTGGAGGGCGCCTCTCCCTGGGAGCCGTGCGTTTATCAAAACCCCCAATTGGATAACTTCGTGATGTAAGCAGCGGCTGCTCCGCCGTCGAGCTCCCGCCAGCCAACAAACTTGTGGAGAGTCGTGATAAAGCACTCCAGAAGATTCGGATCGTAATCGCCGCGATAAGGGTCCCGGCTGGGCACACAGTCCAACATGAAATTGGCCAAGTTCCCTATGTTATCGTCTGATCGGACCTCGGACGTTTGGTACCCGCTTGCTGGATTGTCGCAGTTGTCCAACCAATTGGCGCCCTTGTCGCATTGATTCTCTGTTTTATAATTCGCGTGCTTGTCCTCAGCAACCCAAACGATCGGCCGGCCACGACCCTCGCCACTCCGGAACTGGAAATCGGCAGAAGTCCAGGTGCCTGTGCCGTCGACCCCACAGCACTCACCGTCATGCGCGGAGAGCGTTCCTCGCGTCATTTGATAGCGCGCAGCTGATTCTTCGCGCACCTCAACAATAATGAACTCGCTATCCCCATTATGCGATCCGCCCTGGCCGAATGCCGGTGAGCCGCCGTCCTCACGATAGGCTAGAGCGTAGAAGATGCGAAACGTTCGGGGAAATTCGAAGCTGCGAGTGACTGACCAGTGAGGTTCGCGTGACAGATTGTTGTCGTTCGACATGACTTTGAGATACGGGCGAAACGTGAGTGCTACTGCGTGCTCGCAATCATCCTTAATCTGGTCCATGTCGCGGTCGGGCCCGGTGCTATTTGTAACACAGTTATCCCACGAGAACGCCGGATCGAGCTGATACCCTGTTGCTACGAAGCCACCAGCGCCGGTTCCTTCCGTCGGGCATTCGATGACAGCCTCCGGTCCGCAGTCGTTCTGAACCGTGAAGAACTCTTCATTGCGAGTGCTGATGGTGCTCCCCATTCGTCGTGGCGCTTGACTCCGCGCTCTTTCTGGATCGCTACCAAAGTCGCTCTGCGCCTTCAGCACATGCAGTTGAGGCGCGGGCTCAAACGCACCCATTACAGGCACCGTGATTGGCTCGCCCCGCGTATTGTAGCCCGCAAGCCGACCAGTACGGAGAATGTCGTGAAGAGTGCTTACGCTCCCAACTACTAGGACATCGTCAGTGCCGGTCCAACGCACCCGGTCAATACTTCGCGACATCGAAAACTCCAAGGTCGGCAACGCGGCCAATTGCATCAGCAGATGCTGCGGCGTAACAGCTAAACCGAGTGCGGCGGCCTCAACGATTGCGGCACCCCGCGCTCCGCGTAAATAAGACTGGAGGTGAATCTTGTGGCGGGGGAAAGGAGTGTCGCGCAGGTCTGCCAAGAGCTGTTGGCGCACCGAGGTGGTGCGTAGAGCTAGCGCCACTCCCTTTAGAATGGCGTTTAGCGACGTGTCAACTTCTGTTGTCGCTATTGAGGTTAGTGGTTGCCTATCGCGGGAAGAAGGTGCCGTTGATTCAGCGTTGGAACAGCCGCTGAAAGCAAGAATGCCAATTGCGGAAATCAGTACCTTGTTAAAACGTTGTGTCATTTCTATCCTCTTGTGTAAAGGTGGAAGCCGACCTTCATACACCCTGCTACGATGAGGGGAAAGGTCACCATGATCAGACGATGGCAAGCTTAGTCTGGTCGCTTACTTGGGCTTCTGCCGGCTAGTCTTGCGTTCAAGGATGATCGAGGTCGCCAATTGCAATGGCGCCACAACCGCGTAGAAAGCACCCGCTTCGATGACGTCTCGGTCGAGGGCAAGGATCCCCAGGACACCTAGTGCCGTTGAAAGGAGCAATGCAGGAGCTAGATTTCCCCTCCCGCGATTGGCGATATTCACCCCCGCAGGGACGCCGACCGATTGCCCAAGAACCGCTCCGATA from Gemmatimonadaceae bacterium includes these protein-coding regions:
- a CDS encoding tetratricopeptide repeat protein, with the translated sequence RRAYDTARKHLELNLDDPRALYMGAMSLSTLGESEKAREWNRRALAMDPDDPSVLYNIACAFAQEGQADEAIDALTRALDNGFGHWKWIEHDTDFDSLRDHPAFIALLERKPADANAE
- a CDS encoding DUF411 domain-containing protein, coding for MMIDGNVSLKRIVCRAVVVIAIASSAACRADDADASGGSRSKDVEPTGGKSQAEVVTPDQPAPSTVAVTAATAGEPVAIKVYKDANCGCCKKWVEHLASNGFKVETMDMPDLSLLKQKHGVADELQSCHTALVDGYVVEGHVPAEVIRKMLKERPQIAGLAVPGMPMGSPGMEGPTKERYDVLTFDRAGRTTVYSQQ
- a CDS encoding rhodanese-like domain-containing protein — encoded protein: MEHSPGFLRIAEEARSKVREIAVAEAVAAVKDGSARLLDVREDSEWLAGHAEGAHHLSKGIIERDIEKLVPMKDESLILYCGGGYRSALAADAIQKMGYTNVRSMAGGWRAWNELGAPIEESDHDD
- a CDS encoding dipeptidase codes for the protein MRCFVALAALTIFSAEMSAQPTDRDLARARRVLASTPLVDGHNDLAWAIRESETAPRNVDAYDLRKRTTGHTDLERLKKGMVGAQFWSVYIPGEVGDSGFARVQMEQIDIARRFIAKYPDRFQWALTAKDIRSTFKKKKIGSLLGLEGGHAIENSLGALRMYYDLGARYMTLTHNVTLDWADAAADSAKHGGLTPFGKEVVREMNRLGMLVDLSHVSPATMSDALDATQSPVIFSHSNARALADVPRNIPDSILRRLPANGGVAMITFVTAFTSPQAAAHAQLEGRAGAEAGRKHRGNAAAVRAEMEAWVAANPRPVVTISQIADHIDHVRKVAGADHVGIGGDFDGISVTVQGLEDVSTYPALFAELARRGWSDGDMKKLAGENILRVLARNEVVASGLQRTTAPSNRTIMEMDAAGLGR
- a CDS encoding aminotransferase class I/II-fold pyridoxal phosphate-dependent enzyme, which produces MNLDSDSPLDFGDQTTLDESLSVAVRGLHESGILRITRQVRAMIAAGENVVNLTVGDFDPRYFPIPVELAMGIQQAVARGETNYPTPEGMLPLRQAISDYVFRTAGVRYPLDAIVVCSGGRPVLYGVYRAVINPGDKVLYSVPSWQNEAYAWLTGGESLEVQGTAETGFQPTLAQLAPHIPEASLLCICSPGNPTGTVMAEEHLREILIAVVAENKSREAAGKRPLFVLHDQMYGALVSTGQKHVYPAAIVPESARYLISADGVSKAFAGTGLRLGWMLVPPALGARIRDLLSHAGAWAPRAEQSAVAHFLNDEAAIARFRVEMDASLAERLEAMSEGFDALKAAGHPVHSINPQGAIYFSAQFKLHGKSVAGRVVETDEDIRNLLLERAGVAVVSFKAFGVRGDTGWFRLSAGAVSMDEIREMFPRIRAMLDEVD